A part of Methanohalobium evestigatum Z-7303 genomic DNA contains:
- a CDS encoding GNAT family N-acetyltransferase, translating into MIDLAKSNNGMVYCILEYPSELDKLNIGHFTYFKKHLGMSDYSKNFKSWINRQNVVFITTLLKNTVVGWTMAEKWSHTSTNSKPVYVLRGIEISSSKKGNGYGKILLDILSLVLPGHIITKPVNNSAKNFFLSLNFKYPEENSPINLANHPGYLILPHEDKNNLYNENVDFLMDTITKCRDKFYSKILTRNLENCSEKLIQSEFSMYSQNQDYSESRKLMSPCICGEFSAKECISSDGKDGVSIICSNCGRERYFLPKFKGDNL; encoded by the coding sequence ATGATAGATCTTGCAAAGTCCAATAATGGAATGGTATACTGTATACTGGAATATCCTTCAGAACTTGATAAACTAAATATTGGACATTTTACCTATTTTAAAAAACACCTTGGGATGTCTGATTATTCTAAAAATTTTAAAAGCTGGATTAATCGCCAAAATGTGGTATTTATAACCACTTTACTTAAAAACACGGTAGTTGGCTGGACAATGGCTGAAAAGTGGAGCCATACATCCACTAACAGTAAACCTGTCTATGTACTGCGAGGCATAGAGATTTCATCATCAAAAAAAGGAAACGGTTATGGTAAAATTTTGCTGGACATACTGTCCCTGGTACTACCGGGTCATATAATAACAAAACCTGTTAACAATAGTGCTAAAAACTTCTTTTTATCCTTGAATTTCAAATATCCGGAAGAAAACAGTCCTATTAATCTTGCAAATCATCCAGGATATCTGATATTACCACATGAGGATAAAAACAATTTATACAATGAAAATGTGGATTTTTTGATGGATACAATAACAAAATGCAGAGATAAATTTTATTCTAAAATTTTAACCAGGAATTTAGAAAATTGTTCAGAGAAGCTTATCCAATCAGAGTTTTCAATGTATTCTCAGAACCAAGATTATTCTGAGTCGCGTAAATTAATGTCTCCATGTATATGCGGTGAATTCAGTGCAAAAGAATGTATAAGTTCGGATGGCAAAGATGGTGTTTCTATAATATGTTCTAACTGTGGTAGGGAACGATATTTTCTTCCCAAGTTCAAGGGTGATAACTTATGA
- a CDS encoding histone deacetylase family protein, translating into MSMCTHKNKNFDGEDSIIDGSKNKKELNQILMDNFKDYGYYGYCSVNIDDEKSVCTNVPEPNDLKSELNNINQNSETKNPTDVSTELNQNNPNLAVLYYEDHSSHACSNLKIPDFEKPERLIDAFQYLKDNKIFNDDRCNLVTDIDKALEKDLLKIHTKSYVSFIKNYSKKGGGFLGDSTYVTKDTYDVAKMSAGAAIRSAELVIDNNYSYSFALLRPPGHHAGKSRYGGFCIFNNAAILARYLQQKKGIEKVMIVDWDAHAGNGTMDIFYDDPDVITLSIHRSPHDFYPRTGFMSQIGEGAGEGYNINIEMPVGSENVEYKLAFDEVIIPLIKRHSPDFLICCCGFDGYYQEKTVQMNLTSKGYYQMIRSIKSVFPENFVILMEGGYHKHNGKLCHSVINALLDRPNPIHDDLKYSKYESQLHKKVYNKAFENIFKIKEMFSLSSINDQSKADNL; encoded by the coding sequence ATGTCAATGTGTACACATAAAAATAAAAATTTCGATGGGGAAGATAGCATAATCGATGGTTCCAAAAATAAAAAAGAACTGAACCAGATACTTATGGATAATTTCAAAGACTATGGATATTATGGATATTGTTCAGTTAATATAGATGATGAAAAATCAGTCTGTACAAATGTTCCAGAACCCAACGATTTAAAATCGGAGTTAAATAACATTAATCAAAACAGTGAAACCAAAAATCCAACTGATGTTAGTACTGAGTTAAATCAGAATAATCCCAATCTTGCAGTTTTGTATTATGAGGATCATTCATCTCATGCATGTAGCAATTTGAAAATTCCTGATTTTGAAAAACCTGAAAGGTTAATTGACGCTTTTCAGTATCTTAAAGACAACAAGATATTCAACGATGACCGGTGTAATCTGGTAACTGATATTGATAAAGCCTTAGAAAAAGACCTGTTGAAAATACACACTAAATCCTATGTATCTTTTATAAAAAACTATTCTAAAAAAGGAGGAGGTTTCCTTGGGGACAGTACCTATGTAACTAAAGATACCTATGATGTAGCAAAAATGTCAGCAGGTGCTGCAATCCGTTCTGCAGAACTTGTTATTGATAATAATTATTCGTACTCTTTTGCCCTCCTGCGTCCACCAGGACATCATGCCGGTAAATCGAGGTATGGTGGATTTTGTATTTTCAACAATGCAGCCATACTTGCAAGATATCTCCAGCAAAAAAAAGGGATAGAGAAAGTAATGATTGTAGACTGGGATGCACACGCAGGTAACGGTACAATGGATATATTCTACGATGACCCTGATGTAATAACCTTATCCATACATCGCTCTCCTCATGATTTCTATCCCCGTACAGGTTTTATGTCACAGATAGGAGAAGGTGCAGGAGAAGGGTATAACATCAATATTGAAATGCCGGTGGGGTCTGAAAATGTTGAATACAAACTTGCTTTTGATGAAGTGATAATCCCTTTGATAAAACGTCATTCTCCGGATTTTTTGATTTGCTGTTGTGGTTTTGATGGTTATTATCAGGAAAAAACTGTACAGATGAATTTGACTTCAAAGGGTTACTATCAGATGATAAGAAGTATCAAATCCGTATTTCCGGAAAATTTTGTAATTCTTATGGAAGGTGGATATCACAAACACAACGGCAAATTATGTCACAGTGTCATTAATGCCCTGCTTGACAGACCCAATCCTATACATGATGATTTAAAGTATTCAAAATATGAAAGTCAACTTCACAAGAAAGTTTACAACAAGGCGTTTGAAAACATATTCAAAATAAAAGAAATGTTTTCATTATCCAGTATAAACGACCAGAGCAAAGCCGATAATTTATAA
- a CDS encoding archaellin/type IV pilin N-terminal domain-containing protein — MEKLKNLFMKDEQGQVGIGTLIIFIAMVLVAAVAAAVLIQTSGNLQQRAQSTGQEATAEVSSNMDIKAIEGIRANNTSGLSNTIDYLKIRTGVSAGATAMDLSQLIITISDSDERNVLEHNESGLNGSNTMNYSKEHFSLNSIRDEDNSFSKTNPVMNRGDLVTLNVSTLTETTAKASYMVNGMSVPNNPVDSELKLDTRTSVSITLTPESGTSKQIDFMTPPSYGVDKRISLYP, encoded by the coding sequence ATGGAAAAACTGAAAAATCTATTCATGAAAGATGAACAGGGTCAGGTTGGAATAGGCACCCTGATTATCTTTATTGCAATGGTACTTGTAGCAGCCGTTGCAGCCGCAGTACTGATTCAGACATCAGGCAACCTGCAGCAGAGAGCACAGTCCACAGGTCAGGAAGCAACTGCCGAAGTATCTTCAAATATGGATATCAAGGCGATTGAAGGTATAAGAGCTAATAACACAAGTGGTTTATCAAACACAATAGATTATCTCAAGATTCGTACAGGAGTAAGTGCTGGTGCAACTGCCATGGATTTGAGTCAGCTCATAATAACAATTAGTGATTCAGATGAAAGGAATGTTTTGGAGCATAATGAATCAGGATTAAATGGTTCCAATACTATGAATTACTCAAAGGAACACTTTTCGCTCAATTCTATAAGAGATGAAGATAATAGTTTCTCAAAAACCAATCCTGTTATGAACAGGGGAGACCTTGTAACATTAAACGTTTCAACACTTACAGAAACAACAGCAAAAGCCTCTTATATGGTTAATGGTATGTCCGTGCCCAATAATCCAGTAGATTCTGAATTGAAACTTGATACAAGGACTTCAGTATCCATTACACTGACACCAGAGTCTGGAACATCCAAACAGATCGATTTCATGACACCACCATCCTATGGTGTTGACAAGAGAATCTCTCTGTACCCCTGA
- a CDS encoding archaellin/type IV pilin N-terminal domain-containing protein: MEKLKDLFMKDDQGQVGIGTLIIFIAMVLVAAVAAAVLIQTSGNLQQRAQSTGQEATAEVSSNLDIKTIEGIRADSGDNNLTPYIDYLKIRTGISAGAQAMDLSQLVITISDSNERNVLKYYGNDTYEPDGYDIINNNNSTEQYSMSATRDEDGSFSKSNPVMNRGDLVEINVSTITSDSLDYNNIDDIDISTVNSSNTTESGLELDTRTTVSISMTPEAGTTKQLDFMTPPSYGVDKRIQLYP; this comes from the coding sequence ATGGAAAAACTGAAAGACCTATTCATGAAAGATGATCAGGGTCAGGTAGGAATCGGGACCCTGATTATTTTCATCGCAATGGTTCTTGTAGCAGCTGTCGCAGCCGCAGTACTGATTCAGACATCAGGCAACCTGCAGCAGAGAGCCCAGTCCACAGGTCAGGAAGCAACCGCTGAAGTCTCTTCAAACCTTGATATCAAGACAATTGAAGGTATAAGAGCTGATTCGGGGGATAACAACCTAACACCATACATCGACTACCTAAAAATCCGCACAGGTATAAGTGCTGGTGCACAAGCCATGGACTTGAGTCAACTTGTTATAACCATCAGCGATTCGAATGAAAGAAATGTTCTGAAATATTACGGTAATGATACATATGAACCAGATGGTTATGATATAATAAACAACAATAATTCAACAGAACAATATTCAATGTCTGCTACAAGGGACGAAGATGGTAGTTTTTCAAAATCTAATCCTGTTATGAATCGCGGGGATTTAGTAGAAATAAATGTATCAACGATAACAAGTGATTCTCTCGATTATAATAATATCGATGATATTGATATTTCCACTGTAAACAGCTCTAATACAACTGAGTCTGGGTTGGAACTTGATACAAGGACTACTGTATCTATATCCATGACACCAGAAGCAGGTACAACTAAACAGTTGGATTTCATGACACCTCCTTCCTATGGTGTTGATAAAAGGATTCAACTATATCCCTGA
- a CDS encoding indole-3-glycerol-phosphate synthase, whose amino-acid sequence MVHHIIGNIIDSTKKRVDDLKKNNSYSGIDKTDIRNIETIINETKKYYKVPVIAEIKPASPSTFYREISPPDAASIAKEMEKAGAAAISVLTEPDYFHGSIDNLDYVRNESTLPVLRKDFIIDETQMDEQQTDLILLIASVLGNQLENFVSTAQSKGIQPLVEVHDRNELEKALQTSAKIIGINNRNLNTFEIDLQTTYDLAPIIKQYDIENNTNHIVISESGIDSQEDVKQLINSGADALLIGSSIIKSDDIYSKTKELVESLK is encoded by the coding sequence ATGGTGCATCATATAATTGGAAATATCATAGATTCTACTAAAAAACGGGTTGATGATTTGAAAAAAAATAACTCGTATTCTGGAATAGACAAAACCGATATTCGAAACATAGAAACAATCATCAATGAAACGAAAAAATATTACAAAGTTCCGGTTATCGCCGAAATTAAACCTGCATCACCAAGCACATTTTATCGGGAGATATCACCGCCAGACGCGGCATCAATTGCAAAGGAAATGGAAAAAGCCGGTGCTGCTGCAATTTCTGTATTGACAGAACCGGACTACTTTCACGGCTCAATTGACAATCTGGACTATGTAAGAAATGAATCAACACTTCCAGTACTCCGCAAGGATTTCATAATCGATGAAACTCAGATGGATGAACAACAAACCGATCTTATACTTTTAATTGCTTCAGTTCTTGGAAACCAGCTGGAAAATTTTGTATCCACAGCGCAATCAAAAGGGATACAACCTCTTGTGGAAGTACATGACAGAAACGAACTTGAAAAAGCCCTCCAGACCTCTGCAAAAATAATCGGAATCAACAACCGCAATCTCAACACATTTGAAATTGACCTGCAAACAACATACGACCTTGCTCCAATTATAAAACAATATGACATAGAAAACAACACCAATCATATCGTAATAAGTGAGAGCGGGATAGATTCTCAAGAGGATGTTAAACAATTAATTAACTCTGGAGCGGATGCATTGCTAATTGGCTCTTCCATCATCAAAAGTGATGATATATACAGCAAAACAAAAGAACTGGTGGAATCACTAAAATAA
- the trpB gene encoding tryptophan synthase subunit beta — MTSKATYGKYGGQYVSEMLLPAISELERKYEYYKNNPDFLKDLHYYLNDFAGRETPLYFARNLSEKYGIKIYLKREDLLHGGAHKINNTLGQALLARYMGKHRIVAETGAGQHGTATAMAGAALGLDTVVYMGEKDVERQKTNVYRMEMLGAKVHPVSAGSKTLKDAINEALRDWVSNVDSTHYLIGSVVGPHPYPMIVRDFQCVIGNEVKKQIIEKEGKYPDSIVACTGGGSNAMGTFHPFVDDTGVKLISVEAGGESMKSTSKAALHSASLCVGEEGILHGAKTRILQDKYGQILESHSISAGLDYSGVGPELSYLKDSERLNTAVASDKEAIDAFHELCHLEGIIPALESSHAIAHVLKKAKTGELGNIVVINLSGRGDKDLDTVIKSSKGEGNI; from the coding sequence ATGACCAGTAAAGCTACATATGGAAAATACGGCGGGCAGTACGTTTCCGAAATGCTGTTACCCGCTATATCAGAACTTGAAAGAAAATATGAGTATTATAAAAACAACCCTGATTTTTTGAAGGACTTGCATTACTACCTTAATGATTTTGCAGGTCGTGAGACCCCGCTTTATTTTGCCAGAAACTTAAGCGAAAAATACGGAATAAAAATCTATCTCAAACGTGAAGATCTGCTACATGGTGGCGCTCATAAAATAAACAATACACTTGGACAGGCACTGCTTGCAAGATACATGGGAAAACACCGCATAGTAGCTGAAACCGGTGCAGGCCAACACGGCACAGCAACTGCCATGGCGGGAGCTGCATTAGGGCTTGACACAGTAGTATATATGGGAGAAAAGGATGTGGAAAGGCAAAAAACGAATGTCTACAGGATGGAAATGCTGGGTGCAAAAGTACATCCTGTTAGTGCCGGGTCTAAAACCCTGAAAGATGCTATTAATGAGGCTCTCAGGGATTGGGTGAGTAATGTCGATAGCACTCACTACCTTATCGGGTCGGTAGTTGGTCCCCATCCGTACCCCATGATTGTCAGGGATTTCCAGTGTGTAATCGGTAATGAAGTAAAAAAACAAATAATAGAAAAAGAAGGAAAATATCCCGATTCAATTGTCGCCTGTACCGGAGGCGGAAGCAACGCAATGGGTACATTCCACCCATTTGTCGATGATACAGGTGTAAAACTCATATCTGTTGAAGCCGGTGGAGAAAGTATGAAATCCACAAGTAAAGCGGCTCTTCATTCCGCATCACTATGTGTTGGTGAAGAAGGAATTTTACACGGTGCTAAAACCCGGATATTACAGGACAAATACGGACAGATACTGGAATCTCATTCTATTTCTGCAGGTCTGGATTATTCAGGAGTGGGTCCTGAACTTTCTTACTTGAAAGATTCAGAAAGGCTTAACACTGCTGTTGCCAGTGATAAAGAAGCAATCGATGCTTTCCACGAATTGTGTCATCTGGAAGGAATTATTCCTGCCCTTGAATCATCCCATGCCATTGCTCATGTACTGAAAAAAGCAAAAACAGGTGAACTGGGAAACATAGTGGTAATCAATCTGTCAGGCAGAGGAGATAAAGACCTTGACACTGTAATCAAAAGCAGTAAAGGAGAAGGAAATATATGA
- the trpA gene encoding tryptophan synthase subunit alpha, which yields MKISEKFDNLDENEAALISYVCAGDPSPDATKNIVSSLVRGGADIIELGLPFSDPMADGPSIQAASKRSIEAGMNPDLYFELVSSISDKFNIPFVCMTYYNLIYKRGTEKFVQDCAQSGISGVIVPDLPVEESDELANACQKNDVDLILIITPVTGKERTKKITEKSSGFLYIVSRLGVTGARSDIAENTGQLLKMVNSSIPKAVGFGISTPEQVKNVVLSGANGVIVGSAFVNIIASNDDIYNRTEKFTAELKNNCYINYSKSWSTNH from the coding sequence ATGAAAATATCAGAAAAATTTGATAATTTGGATGAAAATGAAGCAGCTCTTATTTCTTATGTTTGTGCAGGAGATCCGTCACCTGATGCTACAAAAAATATTGTCAGCTCACTTGTTAGAGGCGGAGCAGATATCATTGAGCTGGGTTTACCATTTTCAGACCCTATGGCCGATGGACCCTCTATACAGGCTGCTTCAAAAAGATCCATTGAAGCTGGAATGAACCCTGATTTGTATTTTGAGCTGGTTTCATCCATTTCTGACAAGTTCAATATACCATTTGTTTGTATGACCTATTACAACCTTATATACAAAAGGGGTACAGAAAAATTTGTGCAGGACTGCGCACAATCAGGTATAAGTGGTGTCATAGTACCCGACCTTCCAGTTGAAGAGTCAGATGAACTTGCAAATGCCTGTCAAAAAAATGACGTGGATTTAATCCTTATAATTACACCTGTCACAGGCAAGGAAAGGACAAAAAAGATTACTGAAAAATCTTCAGGTTTTCTTTATATTGTATCCAGACTGGGAGTTACCGGTGCACGCAGTGATATAGCCGAAAATACTGGACAACTTTTAAAAATGGTTAATTCATCCATCCCGAAAGCAGTTGGATTTGGTATATCTACACCCGAACAGGTCAAAAATGTTGTTTTATCAGGTGCAAACGGTGTAATTGTGGGATCGGCATTTGTAAATATAATTGCATCAAATGATGACATATACAACAGGACAGAAAAATTTACAGCAGAATTGAAAAATAACTGCTACATAAATTATTCAAAAAGCTGGTCTACAAACCATTGA
- the ftsY gene encoding signal recognition particle-docking protein FtsY, whose translation MFNKLKEKLSSFKKSAEDTIDEKAVEVEEQNTQPAETSEPEPVKTEPSKTSNNLEQETGSKSGTGFGQKAKAFVFKREFVLDEDDIQDTLWDLEMGLLENDIALSVSEAIVESVKNELVGTRRRIGSDTGKIVEDALKKSLYNIMSANTFDFDEYLKNAEKPVHIVFVGVNGTGKTTTIAKMANLLQNDNYSTVIAAGDTFRAGAIDQIESHANKINTKLIKHQEMGDPAAVVYDAVQYAKSRSIDVVLSDTAGRMHTNVNLMSQLEKVCRVSSPDLIIFVDEAVAGNDAVERAQQFNDNIPIDGSILTKADADSKGGAAISIAYITGKPILYLGIGQGYEDLKKFDPQWFVDQLFE comes from the coding sequence TTGTTCAACAAACTCAAAGAAAAACTCAGCAGCTTTAAAAAATCAGCCGAAGATACCATAGATGAAAAAGCGGTTGAGGTTGAAGAGCAAAATACCCAGCCAGCAGAAACCAGTGAACCTGAACCTGTCAAAACAGAACCCAGCAAAACATCTAACAATTTGGAACAAGAGACTGGTTCCAAATCCGGAACAGGTTTCGGTCAAAAAGCCAAAGCATTTGTTTTTAAAAGGGAATTTGTCCTTGATGAAGATGATATCCAGGATACACTCTGGGACCTTGAAATGGGTTTACTTGAAAATGATATTGCACTATCGGTTTCTGAAGCAATCGTTGAATCTGTAAAAAATGAACTGGTGGGGACCCGCAGGAGGATTGGAAGTGATACCGGTAAAATTGTTGAGGATGCCCTAAAAAAATCCCTCTACAATATAATGTCTGCAAACACATTTGATTTTGATGAATATCTTAAAAATGCGGAAAAACCTGTGCATATTGTATTTGTGGGTGTAAACGGGACTGGTAAAACCACAACCATAGCAAAAATGGCAAACCTCCTCCAGAATGATAACTATTCTACAGTGATTGCAGCAGGGGATACTTTCAGGGCAGGTGCAATTGACCAGATAGAATCACATGCAAATAAAATTAATACCAAATTGATAAAGCACCAGGAAATGGGAGACCCTGCAGCAGTAGTATATGATGCAGTACAGTATGCAAAATCACGTAGTATTGATGTAGTTCTTTCAGATACAGCCGGAAGGATGCATACCAATGTAAATCTGATGTCACAGCTTGAAAAGGTATGCAGGGTAAGTTCACCCGACCTTATAATTTTTGTTGATGAAGCAGTAGCAGGAAATGATGCGGTTGAACGTGCACAACAGTTTAATGATAATATTCCTATCGATGGTTCAATACTGACAAAGGCTGATGCTGATTCTAAAGGCGGAGCAGCAATATCGATAGCTTATATAACAGGGAAACCCATACTTTATCTTGGTATAGGTCAGGGTTATGAAGACCTGAAAAAGTTTGACCCTCAATGGTTTGTAGACCAGCTTTTTGAATAA
- the pfdA gene encoding prefoldin subunit alpha, translated as MSDGASGKGDTEQYFRQLSTQYQQYKNQLESIKQHIDMVYTSSEECVKALNTIESLESLEEGTESMVPIGSGTYMHAQFNDLNRFVIDIGAGISVEKNREDAKETLNKRKEEMDNAYERLNESYSQVVQNMQEIERQFNEYQSKMQSQQDGAYRAQ; from the coding sequence ATGTCTGATGGCGCTTCAGGTAAGGGCGATACTGAGCAGTATTTCAGACAATTATCAACACAGTACCAGCAGTATAAAAACCAACTCGAATCAATAAAACAGCATATTGATATGGTTTATACCTCATCAGAGGAATGTGTAAAGGCATTAAACACGATAGAAAGCCTTGAATCCCTTGAAGAAGGAACCGAATCAATGGTACCAATAGGTTCAGGTACATATATGCATGCACAGTTCAACGACCTTAATAGGTTTGTAATTGATATCGGTGCTGGTATAAGTGTAGAAAAGAATAGGGAAGATGCGAAGGAAACTCTTAACAAACGTAAAGAAGAAATGGACAATGCATATGAAAGACTAAATGAATCATATTCACAGGTAGTACAAAATATGCAGGAAATTGAACGCCAGTTCAATGAATATCAATCCAAAATGCAATCTCAGCAAGATGGGGCTTATAGAGCCCAATAA
- the rpl18a gene encoding 50S ribosomal protein L18Ae encodes MKNYLVKGKFKAGHYWEKFSKYVESQNEKNATEKTYSLFGSKHGVKRFDIKIDSITEV; translated from the coding sequence ATGAAAAATTATCTTGTAAAGGGTAAATTTAAAGCAGGACATTACTGGGAAAAATTCAGTAAATATGTTGAAAGCCAGAATGAAAAGAATGCAACTGAAAAAACATATTCTTTATTTGGCAGTAAACATGGAGTAAAACGATTTGACATTAAAATCGACAGTATTACAGAGGTATAA
- a CDS encoding translation initiation factor IF-6, translating to MTRTLNILDNPVIGVFATCTEELAIVPTGTKEKTIKSIEDSLQVQVISTLISGSTVVGSLVSGNSHGLLIPRYGNEDDLKDTDVTVSTVPSNLTAIGNTVLANDSAALVHPNFSDKSIEVISETLGVNAERGTIAGIKAVGMAGVANNNGILVHPNTTPSEMSQLEKLFDLPIDVGTVNYGSQMVGSGVIANTSGYLAGYETTGYELGRIEDVLGFI from the coding sequence ATGACCCGAACCCTGAATATACTGGACAACCCTGTAATAGGAGTATTTGCCACCTGTACTGAAGAACTGGCAATAGTTCCTACTGGAACAAAAGAAAAAACGATAAAATCCATTGAGGATTCTTTGCAGGTACAGGTAATTTCAACGTTAATAAGTGGAAGTACTGTTGTGGGATCTCTTGTATCTGGAAATTCCCACGGATTATTGATACCAAGATATGGGAACGAGGACGACCTAAAGGATACGGACGTTACTGTCAGTACAGTGCCCAGTAACCTTACAGCAATCGGTAATACAGTTCTTGCTAATGATTCAGCTGCACTGGTGCATCCCAATTTTTCAGATAAGTCAATAGAAGTCATATCAGAAACACTCGGTGTAAATGCTGAAAGGGGTACAATTGCCGGAATCAAGGCAGTTGGAATGGCAGGTGTTGCTAATAATAATGGAATACTGGTCCACCCTAATACAACTCCTTCTGAAATGAGTCAACTTGAAAAGTTATTTGATTTACCGATAGATGTTGGTACAGTTAACTATGGATCACAAATGGTAGGTTCAGGGGTTATTGCAAATACCAGTGGTTATTTAGCAGGCTATGAAACCACAGGATATGAGCTTGGACGAATAGAAGATGTACTTGGATTTATTTAA
- a CDS encoding 50S ribosomal protein L31e, with protein MADDAVSEQIYTIPLRKVKSAPRWKRSHKAMALIRQFLIRHTKSLPSQIKIDRTVNEKVWERGSEKPPSSIRVRAAKFEDGEVQVELA; from the coding sequence ATGGCAGATGACGCGGTTTCTGAACAAATTTATACAATTCCTCTCCGGAAAGTAAAGAGCGCACCAAGATGGAAACGTTCTCATAAGGCAATGGCACTTATAAGACAATTTCTTATAAGGCACACAAAATCTCTTCCGTCACAGATAAAGATTGACCGAACTGTTAATGAAAAGGTTTGGGAAAGAGGTTCTGAAAAGCCGCCATCTTCGATAAGAGTACGTGCTGCCAAATTCGAAGATGGTGAGGTACAGGTTGAGCTTGCATAA
- a CDS encoding 50S ribosomal protein L39e has product MSHNSKGQKKRLAKAHKQNHRVPTWVIMKSNREVVTHPKRRNWRRNDLKVK; this is encoded by the coding sequence TTGAGTCATAATTCAAAGGGACAAAAAAAGAGGTTAGCAAAGGCACATAAACAGAATCATCGTGTTCCGACATGGGTTATTATGAAATCCAACAGAGAAGTAGTAACCCATCCAAAGAGAAGAAACTGGAGAAGGAACGATTTGAAGGTAAAATAA
- a CDS encoding alpha hydrolase, with translation MKASVLFSGGKDSSLSAILLEPFFEIELITFSFSLLPVGEFVSESAYELGYPYKILNLDTEILDKALKMAIEDGYPKNAINYIHYNAIKKLASIKSNSKEAIADGTRRNDRVPMLGESQIQSLEDKYNIYYITPLKGYGRSAVDVLVQKYLEIEQNQSENIIKADYETELREIIRQTYGDDKVSQIFPSHVQSRIIKRIK, from the coding sequence ATGAAAGCTTCTGTGCTTTTTAGTGGAGGAAAAGACAGTTCATTATCAGCTATCTTGCTGGAGCCATTTTTTGAAATAGAATTGATAACATTCAGTTTTTCATTACTTCCAGTTGGAGAGTTTGTTAGTGAATCTGCATATGAACTGGGCTATCCTTATAAAATACTAAATCTTGATACAGAGATACTGGACAAAGCTTTGAAAATGGCAATAGAGGATGGTTATCCCAAAAATGCCATAAATTATATTCATTATAACGCCATTAAAAAGCTTGCATCTATAAAATCGAATTCAAAAGAGGCTATAGCAGACGGTACACGCCGTAATGACCGGGTTCCGATGCTTGGTGAATCTCAAATACAAAGTCTTGAAGACAAATACAATATATATTACATTACCCCTCTTAAGGGGTATGGCAGAAGTGCAGTAGATGTACTTGTTCAAAAGTATCTGGAAATTGAGCAGAACCAAAGCGAAAATATAATCAAGGCTGATTACGAGACAGAGCTCAGAGAAATCATACGTCAGACATATGGTGATGATAAAGTATCACAAATATTCCCGTCTCATGTCCAGTCGCGTATAATAAAACGTATAAAATGA
- a CDS encoding DNA-binding protein, with the protein MSDELEEIRRKKREQIQQQQQAAQQPGIDQYANQQEQAERMEEEKKKILRQILTPDARERLTRLKMSRNELGEQLESQLISLAQSGRIQSVIDDEKLKQLLSQIQPKKHDTNIRRV; encoded by the coding sequence ATGTCTGACGAGCTTGAAGAAATACGTAGAAAAAAGCGAGAACAAATCCAGCAACAACAGCAGGCTGCTCAACAACCTGGCATCGACCAGTATGCCAACCAGCAAGAACAAGCTGAAAGGATGGAAGAAGAAAAAAAGAAGATTCTTCGACAGATTTTAACACCTGATGCACGGGAGCGTTTAACAAGGCTTAAAATGTCCAGAAACGAGTTGGGTGAACAGCTGGAATCTCAATTGATATCACTTGCACAAAGCGGACGCATCCAGTCTGTAATTGATGATGAAAAGTTGAAACAGCTTCTTTCTCAGATACAACCCAAAAAACACGATACTAACATAAGGCGGGTATAA